The following are from one region of the Paenibacillus sabinae T27 genome:
- a CDS encoding SDR family NAD(P)-dependent oxidoreductase: MELNLKNKLVLITGSTAGIGKGTAISFLKEGAKVIINGRSEENVKATVKELSALGTVYGIAADVADKAECEKLINKVNAIGDLDVLINNTGVFTVKPFVDVTDEEWLEYYQINVMSAVRLSRAFLPKMIERNAGRIINVASEAGIKPYPELIPYGISKTSLITLSRGLAEVAKGTNVTVNSVLPGPTWTEGFGTFITDLAKENGKDLDTFVKDYFKYDQPTSLIQRYATVEEVADTIVFLASDKASAINGAAQRVEGGIIHSIL, from the coding sequence ATGGAATTGAACTTGAAAAATAAATTAGTGTTGATTACAGGATCGACGGCGGGGATTGGTAAAGGAACAGCCATAAGCTTTTTGAAAGAAGGCGCCAAAGTTATTATTAACGGTCGCTCTGAAGAAAATGTTAAAGCAACGGTTAAAGAACTCTCGGCACTCGGAACGGTTTATGGAATTGCCGCAGATGTTGCCGATAAAGCGGAATGCGAGAAACTCATCAATAAAGTGAACGCAATCGGAGATTTGGATGTCTTGATTAATAATACGGGTGTTTTTACCGTAAAGCCTTTTGTTGATGTGACGGATGAGGAATGGCTGGAATATTACCAAATTAATGTGATGAGCGCTGTTCGTTTATCCAGAGCATTCCTGCCCAAGATGATTGAACGCAATGCGGGACGAATCATTAACGTTGCAAGTGAAGCGGGAATTAAACCCTATCCAGAACTCATTCCTTATGGTATATCTAAAACTTCGCTCATTACGCTTTCAAGAGGTTTGGCGGAAGTGGCTAAAGGAACCAATGTAACGGTTAACTCGGTTCTTCCAGGACCGACGTGGACGGAAGGATTCGGCACTTTCATTACAGACCTGGCTAAAGAGAATGGAAAAGATTTGGATACCTTTGTCAAAGATTACTTTAAGTATGACCAGCCGACTTCTCTGATTCAGCGTTATGCCACAGTCGAGGAAGTAGCGGATACCATTGTATTTCTTGCATCCGATAAAGCATCAGCCATCAACGGCGCGGCTCAAAGAGTAGAGGGCGGGATTATCCACAGTATTTTGTAA
- a CDS encoding HAD family hydrolase encodes MKAIGFDLGDTLIFYRNVQASWTDLYEKALTKLLQDMGMDHNGELIEAAAQILKKFNTRINPRDYEVKDTDIFQEILQEWGTNKDIKQMIHTFFSFFQAGSDIFDDTFPLLKYLKERNIKIGILTDVPYGMSRELVMKDLKGFEQYVDVLITSVEVGYRKPRSEGFIQLANQLGCHPEQMSYVGNERKDIVGAKLLGMKGILINRERLDIDWGQDVTISELHEIEKLY; translated from the coding sequence ATGAAAGCAATTGGCTTCGACTTAGGGGATACGTTGATTTTTTATCGCAATGTTCAGGCCAGTTGGACCGACCTCTATGAAAAGGCGCTCACAAAGCTTTTGCAGGATATGGGTATGGATCATAACGGCGAGTTAATAGAAGCCGCAGCCCAAATTTTAAAAAAGTTCAATACGAGAATTAATCCTAGAGATTATGAAGTAAAGGATACTGATATTTTTCAAGAAATCCTCCAAGAATGGGGAACAAATAAGGATATTAAGCAAATGATCCATACGTTCTTTAGTTTTTTTCAGGCAGGGTCAGACATATTTGACGACACATTCCCTTTATTGAAATATCTAAAAGAACGAAACATAAAAATCGGAATTCTTACCGACGTACCCTATGGCATGTCTAGAGAATTAGTGATGAAAGATCTTAAGGGATTTGAGCAGTACGTGGACGTTCTGATTACATCGGTAGAGGTAGGCTACAGAAAGCCGCGGAGTGAAGGCTTCATCCAACTGGCCAATCAACTGGGATGTCACCCTGAACAGATGAGTTACGTGGGTAACGAAAGAAAGGATATTGTGGGGGCTAAGCTACTGGGGATGAAAGGGATACTCATCAATCGGGAACGATTAGATATAGATTGGGGACAAGATGTAACGATTTCAGAACTTCATGAGATAGAGAAATTATATTAA
- a CDS encoding SMI1/KNR4 family protein, whose translation MNIGELVKTLKRRSDCILFEPSSLPKLTDKIDIPQELIEFYRLCGGGTLFVDSARPIEILKPSEVLPANLVILGEEAYEELLLNEENDISMKWYVVAQYDETEYVTIDFDQDRCGRCYDSFHETHAVAGSCEIIALTFLEFLSNLLETTTKTSDSLYWLRDFVRIGDAYEYDS comes from the coding sequence ATGAACATAGGAGAACTTGTAAAAACACTTAAAAGAAGAAGTGATTGTATACTTTTTGAACCAAGTAGCTTACCGAAACTAACGGATAAGATTGATATACCTCAAGAACTGATAGAGTTTTATCGATTATGTGGAGGTGGAACCTTATTTGTTGATAGTGCAAGACCTATTGAGATTCTAAAGCCTAGTGAGGTTCTACCTGCAAATTTGGTCATTCTTGGGGAAGAGGCATACGAAGAACTTTTACTCAATGAAGAAAACGATATTTCTATGAAGTGGTATGTAGTCGCCCAATACGATGAGACAGAATACGTCACAATTGACTTTGACCAAGATCGGTGTGGTCGTTGTTATGATAGTTTTCATGAAACCCATGCTGTAGCAGGAAGTTGTGAAATTATTGCTTTAACTTTTTTGGAATTTCTATCTAATTTGTTAGAAACAACGACTAAAACAAGTGACAGTTTGTATTGGCTAAGAGATTTTGTTCGAATAGGTGATGCGTATGAATATGATTCATAG
- a CDS encoding response regulator transcription factor: MYKVLIVDDERPVRTAIRLAGEWEQLAVSEIAEAPEARTGLQLLKEWKPDIVLVDIKMPVMDGMEMLRRASAEHPEVKYIIISGFDEFEYARQALHYKVLDYLLKPVDRTELNRSLRQAIRQLDEERQERETEQRQRMMNNLSLPLFKEKLLTMIIEGDRVHPPIIEDYKRLTSMTKQGVLYGCAIVQLLNFNSVCAAKFKGDSFSCYFAVTNMIDECCAPWSQGFSFRSYKADHEIIVVLEIGARPEPKDFSAAQITEMIASLQNLFGFTSIAAVGSFSPSFEQLSVSYSEAHAIKSGINILKNGNRVFTEIQTGRRAEMPSILNKKELLIRAFESGNIEFTRGIVAGYFEHVKQSGYFSMDDARKAAAEFIFLIEDIAIQLGVAEDLQGKPMSFGTVQSYSSFEEFSDFVFRVISHVFDRIQAGLKGSETFNIIRIKNYIDDNFFTDIHLTMFSEQYFLSKEYLSRLFKERFGFGIYEYVLKVRMDKAKEMLDDPAIQIQQISSKVGFNDNAYFSKAFKKYSGLSPSEYRNRMLQSKKSM; encoded by the coding sequence ATGTATAAGGTGTTAATTGTCGATGATGAACGTCCTGTCCGGACAGCGATCAGGCTGGCGGGCGAATGGGAGCAGCTTGCGGTGTCCGAAATCGCGGAGGCGCCGGAAGCGCGCACGGGTCTGCAGCTGCTGAAGGAGTGGAAGCCGGACATCGTGCTGGTCGATATCAAGATGCCCGTGATGGATGGGATGGAAATGCTGCGCAGGGCAAGCGCCGAGCATCCGGAAGTCAAGTATATCATTATCAGCGGCTTCGATGAGTTTGAATACGCCAGACAAGCCCTCCATTACAAGGTACTGGATTATTTACTGAAGCCGGTCGACCGGACCGAGCTGAACCGTTCCCTGCGCCAAGCCATCCGGCAGCTTGATGAGGAAAGACAAGAGCGCGAGACCGAGCAGCGCCAGCGCATGATGAATAATTTGTCCCTCCCGCTGTTCAAGGAAAAGCTCCTGACCATGATTATCGAAGGTGACCGCGTGCATCCCCCCATAATTGAGGATTACAAGCGATTGACCTCCATGACGAAGCAGGGCGTACTCTATGGCTGCGCGATTGTCCAGCTTCTAAATTTTAATAGTGTATGCGCTGCCAAGTTTAAGGGCGATTCTTTCTCCTGCTATTTTGCCGTGACGAATATGATCGATGAATGCTGCGCCCCTTGGAGCCAGGGTTTCAGCTTCCGAAGCTATAAGGCCGATCATGAGATTATTGTCGTGCTCGAAATTGGCGCTCGCCCGGAGCCCAAAGACTTCAGCGCGGCCCAAATAACGGAAATGATTGCTTCACTCCAGAACCTGTTTGGATTCACTTCGATCGCCGCCGTCGGCAGCTTCTCCCCCTCCTTTGAACAGCTCAGCGTCTCTTACAGCGAAGCGCATGCGATTAAATCCGGCATCAATATTTTGAAGAACGGAAACCGGGTATTCACGGAGATTCAAACCGGGCGCAGGGCGGAAATGCCGTCAATCCTGAACAAAAAAGAGCTGCTGATCCGTGCCTTCGAAAGCGGGAATATCGAGTTCACCCGGGGGATTGTGGCCGGATATTTTGAACACGTCAAGCAGTCCGGTTATTTCAGCATGGACGACGCAAGAAAGGCGGCAGCCGAATTTATCTTTTTAATTGAAGATATTGCGATTCAGCTCGGGGTTGCGGAAGACCTGCAGGGAAAGCCGATGTCCTTTGGAACCGTCCAATCCTATTCTTCCTTCGAGGAATTTAGCGATTTTGTCTTTCGAGTCATCTCGCATGTATTCGACAGAATTCAGGCAGGACTGAAGGGATCGGAGACATTCAACATTATCCGCATCAAGAACTATATCGACGACAATTTTTTTACCGACATCCATTTGACGATGTTCTCGGAGCAGTATTTTTTGAGCAAGGAGTATTTGTCGAGACTGTTCAAGGAAAGATTCGGGTTCGGCATCTACGAGTATGTGCTCAAAGTGCGGATGGACAAGGCCAAGGAAATGCTCGATGATCCGGCCATCCAAATCCAGCAAATTTCCAGCAAAGTCGGATTTAACGACAACGCCTATTTCAGTAAGGCTTTCAAGAAATACTCCGGCTTGTCGCCAAGCGAGTACCGGAACCGGATGCTGCAATCCAAGAAAAGCATGTGA
- a CDS encoding GyrI-like domain-containing protein — MEVHIEEKQSFTVIGKMGQGLSSKSTEWIPKLWQEANQNFSEISNLAKKDSAGNLVGIWGAMSDVSERFERWTEQGKYLAGCEVLNDSVAPSGWTKWIIPSYKFAVMKCNQNTYRDKFKYMVNEYIPNHNYSIVGAVHEYYNPFEEIGDLNLYFPIERIYDK; from the coding sequence ATGGAGGTACACATTGAAGAAAAACAATCTTTTACCGTTATCGGAAAAATGGGACAGGGACTTTCATCCAAAAGTACAGAGTGGATTCCAAAGCTGTGGCAAGAAGCCAATCAAAATTTTAGTGAAATTAGTAATTTAGCCAAGAAAGACAGTGCAGGTAACCTGGTTGGGATTTGGGGAGCAATGAGTGATGTTTCCGAGAGATTTGAACGTTGGACAGAGCAGGGGAAGTATCTGGCTGGTTGTGAAGTTTTGAATGACTCGGTAGCTCCAAGCGGCTGGACTAAATGGATAATCCCTTCATATAAGTTCGCGGTAATGAAATGCAATCAGAATACATACCGGGATAAATTCAAATACATGGTTAATGAGTACATTCCCAATCATAATTATTCAATCGTGGGAGCCGTGCATGAATACTACAATCCATTCGAAGAAATTGGAGATTTAAATTTGTATTTTCCGATAGAAAGAATCTATGACAAATGA
- a CDS encoding phosphotransferase, with protein sequence MITEPTIQEINRIFQLHLVNEEIVKIQRLSGTTSGRVYRLDSSQNNNYILKFDEPNQIQMVEQFLNTYQSSVLLPNILFTAQDKSHFIYTYIKGTTHINRGSKKKWLTILVNELFNKYNKYQHTDTWGRLEYLLRSWREFNEISVEEARVNIGNVLTTDDYIFAKSQIIKLFGEEIGQGEKYLLHGDTGVHNFVFDQFSLIGVIDPSPMVGPIIYDFIYAFCSSPDDINIDTLYAAFDNLKQGRIDKVRLIDEVSVQLYCRVGLSLKHHPNDLSEYLKAWEHWKELCKKTQ encoded by the coding sequence ATGATAACTGAACCTACTATCCAAGAAATTAATAGAATATTTCAATTGCATCTTGTCAATGAAGAGATCGTAAAAATTCAAAGGTTGTCTGGAACAACCAGTGGCCGTGTTTATAGGCTTGATTCCAGTCAAAACAATAATTATATATTGAAATTTGACGAACCCAATCAAATCCAAATGGTCGAACAATTTCTCAATACTTATCAAAGTTCGGTGCTATTACCAAATATTCTTTTTACCGCTCAAGATAAATCACATTTTATTTACACTTACATCAAGGGTACAACTCATATTAACCGTGGATCAAAGAAAAAATGGTTAACCATACTAGTGAATGAATTGTTCAATAAATACAACAAATATCAACATACAGACACTTGGGGTAGATTAGAGTATCTTCTTCGTTCTTGGAGGGAATTCAATGAAATAAGTGTGGAGGAAGCTAGAGTCAACATTGGAAATGTTTTAACAACGGATGACTATATCTTTGCTAAATCACAGATTATTAAATTATTTGGAGAGGAAATAGGACAAGGAGAAAAATATTTATTGCATGGAGATACAGGGGTACATAATTTTGTATTTGATCAATTCAGTTTAATTGGTGTAATTGATCCATCACCTATGGTGGGACCAATAATTTATGATTTTATTTACGCTTTTTGTTCTTCTCCCGACGATATTAATATTGATACTTTATATGCAGCATTTGATAATCTTAAACAAGGACGCATTGACAAAGTAAGATTGATTGATGAGGTTTCAGTACAGCTATATTGCCGAGTGGGGCTTAGTTTAAAACACCATCCAAATGATTTATCTGAATATCTAAAGGCATGGGAACATTGGAAAGAGCTTTGTAAGAAAACTCAATGA
- a CDS encoding GNAT family N-acetyltransferase, protein MKSEYETQTLLKAMVEGNIIAGSVRAFVNGDTCNIGRLIVHPDFQNRGIGSRLLREVEQMFKEYRRFELFTGHKSKKNLYLYGKKGYKIFKSQVINEKLTMMYLEKKEIS, encoded by the coding sequence CTGAAATCGGAATATGAAACACAGACTTTACTGAAAGCGATGGTAGAGGGAAATATTATTGCCGGCTCTGTACGAGCTTTTGTTAATGGGGATACTTGTAATATTGGAAGGCTAATTGTTCATCCGGATTTTCAGAATAGGGGAATTGGCTCCAGGTTGCTTCGTGAAGTCGAACAGATGTTTAAGGAATACAGAAGATTTGAGTTATTTACAGGGCATAAGAGTAAGAAGAATCTTTATTTGTACGGCAAGAAAGGATACAAGATTTTTAAGTCGCAAGTCATAAATGAGAAATTGACGATGATGTATCTTGAGAAGAAGGAAATCTCCTAA
- a CDS encoding putative quinol monooxygenase yields MSAISITAILQAKPGKEQLLYQELVKAVTPSRSEEGCIKYVLHQSIENKAVFVFYEIWKDEESINFHIETDHYKQYRRNTEDLIESRQVYRLQEVN; encoded by the coding sequence TTGAGCGCTATTTCTATTACAGCCATCCTTCAAGCAAAACCGGGAAAAGAGCAGCTTCTGTATCAAGAGTTAGTGAAAGCAGTAACACCTTCCAGATCAGAAGAGGGATGCATAAAGTATGTCCTCCATCAATCTATCGAAAATAAAGCCGTTTTTGTATTTTATGAAATCTGGAAAGACGAAGAGTCTATCAACTTCCATATTGAGACTGACCATTATAAGCAATACCGGCGTAATACTGAGGATCTTATCGAGTCAAGGCAAGTATACCGACTGCAGGAAGTTAATTGA
- a CDS encoding cache domain-containing sensor histidine kinase produces the protein MKLFLLNRFRNFTRRLGNKLGLAFSLIVCVLILVLATVSYYRTTWIIKDNYLSNTAKELEHMNESLDNFVAQIDALSLSFRRDDNFMEALMSDEEDFSSRLYMENQLRNLFYSSSGDIAAVSLYIPRTGARYTISRLTDSPKLVVDHPRNITSNGWYKEASTRANAFRSIEPPAQGPSAGAYDAENQRQFFTFHRALINIPSQRPLGMVSITISSAYRDQMIRDILEQDAEAVAILDRNNTSFYHSGEKSLYDEASLLRSINWIKPEGYLNWSGEQQAYLVTYNVSPGDGWKLIKLISTSVLNERAKNTRNLEFLIGLAFLLIGTLLVTFATKTITRPLKRLSKQMEKLGEANFDVKIDINGNDEIAYLSKKFNTMVAKINELINEEYKAKLGEKTARMKALEAQINPHFLYNALQTISTEALVHRVDHIDRMVQALAYILRYSIRTGDNVNLAQEMKHVESYVMLQQARYGERLSVDIALEGSIGEIRVPKMAVQLLVENSIKHVLEQTLDPVRIAVRGYIGEDGLAVIEVSDNGPGIPEDRLKELQELLQQDNWIVGQQESIGLKNLSERLKLLIHTGARLDIRNRPEGGVSVQIIMPAEDR, from the coding sequence ATGAAGCTTTTTCTATTGAATCGGTTCCGAAATTTCACCCGCAGGTTAGGGAATAAGCTGGGGCTGGCTTTTTCGCTCATCGTTTGTGTGCTGATTCTGGTGCTGGCCACCGTCTCCTATTACCGGACAACCTGGATAATTAAAGACAACTATCTTTCCAATACGGCCAAAGAGCTGGAGCATATGAATGAAAGCCTGGACAACTTTGTGGCGCAGATTGACGCGTTGTCGCTGTCGTTCAGGCGGGACGACAACTTTATGGAGGCGCTGATGAGCGATGAGGAGGATTTCTCCAGCCGTCTCTACATGGAGAACCAGCTACGGAATCTGTTCTACTCCTCCAGCGGGGACATCGCCGCCGTCTCCCTGTATATTCCCCGGACCGGGGCCAGGTACACCATATCGAGGCTGACGGACTCCCCGAAGCTGGTGGTCGATCATCCCCGGAACATCACGTCGAACGGGTGGTACAAGGAGGCCAGTACGAGAGCCAACGCATTTCGCAGCATTGAGCCGCCGGCGCAGGGACCGTCAGCTGGGGCTTATGATGCAGAGAACCAGCGGCAGTTTTTTACCTTTCACAGGGCACTCATCAATATTCCGAGTCAGCGGCCTTTGGGAATGGTGTCCATTACGATCAGCTCTGCCTACCGGGATCAAATGATCCGCGATATTCTGGAGCAGGATGCTGAGGCTGTGGCGATTTTAGACCGGAATAATACGAGCTTTTATCACAGCGGCGAGAAGAGCTTATACGATGAGGCCTCATTGCTGCGGTCCATTAATTGGATAAAGCCGGAAGGCTATTTAAATTGGAGCGGCGAACAGCAGGCTTATCTGGTCACTTACAACGTGTCGCCGGGCGACGGCTGGAAGCTAATCAAGCTGATCTCCACCAGCGTCTTGAACGAGCGGGCCAAGAATACGAGAAATCTGGAGTTTTTAATCGGGTTGGCCTTTTTGCTGATCGGCACACTGCTTGTCACCTTTGCAACGAAAACGATTACGCGGCCGCTGAAACGGTTGTCGAAGCAGATGGAGAAGTTGGGGGAAGCGAACTTTGACGTGAAGATTGATATTAACGGGAACGACGAAATCGCTTATCTCTCCAAAAAATTCAACACTATGGTAGCCAAGATCAACGAGCTGATTAATGAGGAGTATAAAGCCAAGCTGGGTGAAAAGACCGCGCGTATGAAGGCGCTTGAGGCGCAGATCAATCCGCATTTTCTATATAATGCCCTGCAGACGATATCGACGGAGGCGCTCGTTCATAGGGTCGATCATATTGACCGGATGGTGCAGGCGCTGGCATATATTTTGCGTTATTCGATTCGGACCGGCGACAATGTAAATCTGGCCCAGGAAATGAAACATGTCGAAAGCTATGTCATGCTGCAGCAGGCCCGGTACGGCGAGAGATTATCCGTCGACATCGCGCTTGAAGGAAGCATAGGCGAAATCCGCGTTCCCAAAATGGCCGTTCAGCTTCTGGTGGAGAATTCGATCAAGCATGTTCTGGAGCAGACCTTGGACCCGGTTCGGATCGCGGTTCGGGGGTATATTGGGGAAGACGGGCTTGCTGTCATCGAGGTCAGCGACAATGGTCCCGGTATTCCGGAAGATCGACTTAAGGAGCTGCAGGAGCTGCTTCAGCAGGATAACTGGATAGTCGGGCAGCAGGAGAGCATCGGTCTGAAAAATTTATCCGAAAGATTGAAGCTGCTTATCCATACGGGCGCCAGGCTGGATATCCGGAACCGTCCGGAGGGAGGAGTATCGGTACAAATCATCATGCCTGCAGAAGACCGGTAG
- a CDS encoding aminoglycoside phosphotransferase family protein: MQKINSNLTDGLHNDVIIINDRDVFRFAKHDFSKSLLHNEYKVLQMVKPFVDLTVPDLDMIDEGVSKYTYIKGKPIYRRNILKLSEDVQEQIAQQLGVFLSQLHSIPMSTISENRINAFPGNGTRYSYLDLFSRIETKLFPHMKSYVIDCVRDIFNPIFNHTNFLDYTPTLIHGDLAPYHILEELNEVIGVIDFGVSGYGDPAHDVSVILDTLGEGFINKLSKYYTGIDSFIDRFRFYANVSSIRWALIGYENNDVSWHLNHLFTAKDISPYGGW; encoded by the coding sequence ATACAAAAAATCAACTCTAACTTAACGGATGGTCTCCATAACGATGTGATTATAATCAATGATAGGGATGTTTTTCGTTTTGCCAAACACGATTTTAGTAAAAGCCTCCTACATAACGAATACAAGGTGCTTCAAATGGTTAAACCATTCGTTGATTTGACTGTGCCGGATTTAGACATGATTGATGAAGGGGTATCGAAGTATACCTACATAAAAGGCAAACCTATTTATCGGAGAAATATCCTGAAATTAAGCGAAGACGTTCAAGAGCAGATAGCTCAACAATTGGGCGTTTTTTTATCTCAACTGCATTCCATCCCGATGAGCACAATAAGCGAAAATAGAATCAATGCGTTTCCTGGTAATGGAACTAGGTACTCCTATTTAGATTTATTTTCAAGAATTGAAACAAAACTATTTCCCCATATGAAGAGCTATGTCATCGATTGCGTTCGAGATATCTTTAATCCCATTTTTAATCACACGAATTTTCTTGATTACACCCCAACCTTAATACATGGAGATTTAGCTCCCTACCACATCCTTGAGGAATTGAATGAAGTTATCGGGGTTATTGATTTTGGTGTTTCAGGTTATGGCGATCCTGCTCATGATGTTAGTGTTATTCTTGATACATTGGGAGAGGGATTCATCAATAAATTAAGTAAGTATTATACAGGTATTGATTCATTTATCGATAGATTCAGGTTTTATGCCAATGTCTCGTCAATTAGATGGGCACTGATCGGATATGAAAATAATGATGTATCATGGCATCTTAACCATCTGTTTACAGCAAAAGATATAAGTCCATATGGTGGTTGGTGA
- a CDS encoding multidrug effflux MFS transporter, whose product MSSTKNVNRLRLVLLLGAFSALGPLTIDMYLPSFPEIAADFGTRASLVQLSLTACLVGLGLGQIIMGPLSDVHGRRRPIIISLILYLIASFVCAVSPNIVYFIAARFVQGFAASAGIVISRAIIRDVYSGPELTKFFSLLMLVNNIFPLIAPVAGGSVIAFTSWVGVFVVLGTVGLVLVILATVNLKETLPAQKRISGNFGELIRGIRTLLKDREFTGYALAQGIMIGGVFAYVSGTPFIYQNIYGASPQLFAILFGSNGISLILGSQIVGRFTHVISERQFLRFGLLLSGASSLAALLVILLHGPLLALVIPLFFFVASIGTTSTASFSLAMGSQSHMAGSASALLGLLPFLLGAFTSPLVGIAGEYTAVPMGVIILSTSLLAILAYFGLAHKSQASYSPCS is encoded by the coding sequence ATGTCTTCAACAAAAAATGTTAACCGCCTTAGACTGGTCTTGCTGTTAGGCGCTTTTTCGGCACTGGGTCCACTTACAATCGATATGTATTTGCCGTCATTTCCTGAAATCGCTGCTGACTTTGGCACCCGTGCTTCTCTGGTGCAGCTTAGTCTAACTGCTTGCCTGGTAGGATTAGGCCTGGGTCAAATCATTATGGGCCCTTTGAGTGACGTTCATGGAAGACGGAGGCCCATAATAATCTCACTTATTCTCTATTTGATCGCTTCATTTGTCTGCGCGGTCTCACCTAATATTGTCTATTTCATAGCAGCACGTTTTGTTCAAGGCTTTGCCGCTTCCGCAGGAATTGTTATTTCCCGGGCGATCATCCGCGATGTTTATAGCGGACCGGAACTCACCAAGTTTTTTTCACTGCTTATGCTGGTAAATAATATATTTCCCTTAATTGCACCAGTGGCTGGAGGCAGCGTCATAGCCTTTACTTCATGGGTGGGTGTTTTTGTGGTTTTAGGTACGGTTGGATTGGTTTTAGTTATCCTTGCAACCGTAAACCTGAAAGAGACGTTACCTGCTCAGAAGCGAATTTCAGGCAACTTTGGCGAGCTGATTAGAGGTATTCGAACCTTGCTTAAAGATCGTGAGTTTACCGGATACGCGCTTGCACAAGGGATTATGATCGGAGGGGTATTTGCTTATGTATCGGGGACTCCTTTTATCTACCAGAATATTTATGGCGCCTCTCCACAACTGTTTGCAATTTTATTCGGATCAAATGGGATCAGCTTAATTCTCGGTTCACAAATCGTTGGACGCTTTACCCATGTGATCTCGGAGCGGCAATTTCTGCGTTTTGGATTGCTGCTATCCGGCGCGTCCAGCCTTGCGGCCTTACTTGTAATTCTTTTACACGGCCCATTACTGGCATTGGTTATTCCGCTTTTCTTTTTTGTCGCATCGATCGGAACAACTTCAACCGCTTCGTTCTCTCTAGCCATGGGGTCACAAAGTCATATGGCAGGGAGCGCATCTGCACTTCTTGGATTGCTGCCTTTCCTGCTGGGAGCATTCACGTCTCCATTGGTTGGCATTGCCGGTGAATATACCGCAGTCCCAATGGGAGTTATTATCTTGTCGACCAGCTTATTGGCTATCCTAGCTTACTTTGGACTTGCACATAAATCGCAAGCAAGCTATTCTCCGTGCTCTTAA
- a CDS encoding iron-containing alcohol dehydrogenase has translation MNPFKFSNPTKILFGRGQVEEIKNEIPSYGRRVLLLYGGGSIKKNGMYDQVIKALSEITDVHVVELSGVEPNPRLTTVNKGIDLVKDNNLDFILAVGGGSVIDCAKAIAVGVYYEGDVWDIVTNKAAAEKAVPFGAILTISATGSEVNGGSVITNWEEKDKRFFVSDLTFPKFSVLDPENTFSVPKNQTVYGMVDIMSHVFEQYFHASSNAPLQERFGESILQTTMEAAPKLINDLGNYDYREVIMLNASLALNGILSMGVQTDWATHMIEHAVSAVHDIPHGGGLAILFPNWMEFVASKRPEKVAQLGIRVFGIDAKDKNDSDVAAETIQKLREFWTSLGAPEKLSDYGIDDTEIGTMLERAMVAETLGSYVPLNKNDVETILRKSL, from the coding sequence ATGAACCCCTTTAAATTTAGTAATCCTACGAAAATCCTTTTTGGGCGCGGGCAAGTCGAAGAAATTAAAAATGAAATTCCATCCTATGGACGGCGTGTTTTGCTTCTATATGGGGGCGGAAGTATTAAAAAGAATGGGATGTACGATCAAGTGATTAAAGCCCTGTCTGAAATTACAGATGTTCATGTGGTGGAACTGAGCGGAGTAGAACCCAATCCGCGATTAACAACGGTGAATAAGGGAATTGACCTTGTCAAAGACAATAATTTGGATTTTATCCTTGCTGTTGGCGGCGGAAGTGTAATTGATTGTGCAAAAGCTATCGCTGTAGGTGTATACTACGAAGGCGACGTATGGGATATTGTAACGAATAAGGCAGCAGCGGAAAAAGCCGTTCCTTTCGGTGCTATTTTGACCATCTCTGCGACAGGATCTGAAGTGAACGGCGGTTCGGTCATTACGAATTGGGAAGAAAAGGATAAGCGTTTTTTTGTCTCTGATCTTACTTTCCCTAAATTCAGTGTTCTGGATCCGGAAAATACTTTTTCCGTACCTAAAAACCAAACGGTCTACGGTATGGTAGACATTATGTCCCATGTCTTCGAGCAATACTTTCATGCTTCATCCAATGCCCCGCTGCAAGAACGGTTCGGTGAATCCATCCTGCAGACAACAATGGAAGCTGCGCCCAAGTTAATTAATGATCTGGGTAATTACGATTACCGCGAAGTCATTATGCTTAACGCATCATTAGCTTTAAATGGCATTCTATCCATGGGTGTTCAAACGGATTGGGCGACCCATATGATCGAGCATGCGGTCTCAGCCGTTCATGACATTCCTCATGGCGGAGGATTAGCGATTTTGTTCCCTAATTGGATGGAATTTGTCGCTTCCAAGAGACCGGAAAAAGTGGCTCAACTAGGGATTCGCGTTTTTGGAATTGATGCCAAGGACAAAAATGACTCTGACGTGGCGGCTGAGACGATTCAAAAATTACGTGAGTTTTGGACTTCGCTGGGAGCCCCTGAGAAGCTTTCCGATTATGGAATCGATGATACGGAAATCGGCACAATGCTTGAAAGAGCAATGGTAGCCGAAACCCTTGGAAGCTATGTCCCTTTAAATAAAAACGATGTGGAGACGATTTTAAGAAAATCATTATAA